AGCATATCGACGATATCAAAGCAGATCTAGAACAAGCTTTTGAGAAAATCAAGTAGGTATAAGCACCAATTGATTGCAAATAAGATTACAAAAACGAAAAAGAACACTAAAAGAATACCATGAGTAAAAAACTTGTTATCGGGATGTTTGGGTTCGGCGTTGTCGGCCAAGGATTGTACGATATTATCAAGACGAAGGATTTAAATCTAGAGATTAAGAAATTTGTTATCAAAAATCCCGATAAGAAAAGAAGCCTTCCTGCTGAACTATTCACTACCGATGCAAACGCTATATTAGAAGATCCGGAAATCAATACCGTTGTTGAGTTAATTGACGATGCCGATGCTGCATTCGAGATCACAAAGCGCGCCTTATCATCTGGCAAGAACGTCGTGTCAGCAAATAAGAAAATGATTGCTACACATTTAGAAGAGCTCGTTGAAATTCAACATCAGCATGGCACTTCGCTATTATATGAAGGTGCGGTTTGCGGAAGTATTCCGATCATCCGTAATCTTGAAGAGTATTATGATAACGAGTTGTTGCACTCGGTGAGCGGAATTTTCAATGGATCCTCGAATTACATTCTTTCTAAGATTTTCAATGAAGATCAAAGCTATGATGTTGCTTTGAAGAAAGCACAAGATTTGGGTTTTGCAGAAACCGACCCTACATTAGATGTTGGTGGTTTTGATCCAAAATTTAAATTGGCAATCGTTGCTTCGCATGCTTATGGGCTTTATATCAATCCTGACGAAATCTTAAACTTAGGTATTGATACGCTGGGCGATGCGGATATTCGCTATGCGCGCGAGAAAGATTATAAGATCAAGCTGATTCCATTGGCTAAGGAGGTTGATAATCATCAGGTGGTATTATATGTTCTGCCGAAGTTCATCAAAAAGAGCAATATCCTGTACAATGTAGAGAATGAATATAATGGTGT
The DNA window shown above is from Sphingobacterium hotanense and carries:
- a CDS encoding homoserine dehydrogenase — encoded protein: MSKKLVIGMFGFGVVGQGLYDIIKTKDLNLEIKKFVIKNPDKKRSLPAELFTTDANAILEDPEINTVVELIDDADAAFEITKRALSSGKNVVSANKKMIATHLEELVEIQHQHGTSLLYEGAVCGSIPIIRNLEEYYDNELLHSVSGIFNGSSNYILSKIFNEDQSYDVALKKAQDLGFAETDPTLDVGGFDPKFKLAIVASHAYGLYINPDEILNLGIDTLGDADIRYAREKDYKIKLIPLAKEVDNHQVVLYVLPKFIKKSNILYNVENEYNGVLVKAAFADEQFFLGKGAGGHPTGSAVLSDITALRYDYRYEYKKHLDAQQVEYTKDYTITVYFRYDDEDVLENINFINISERFYSENHKYVIGTINIQEIIDKRAVIHQQGNFIAEII